One Sphingomonas sp. FARSPH DNA segment encodes these proteins:
- a CDS encoding UdgX family uracil-DNA binding protein (This protein belongs to the uracil DNA glycosylase superfamily, members of which act in excision repair of DNA. However, it belongs more specifically to UdgX branch, whose founding member was found to bind uracil in DNA (where it does not belong), without cleaving it, appears to promote DNA repair by a pathway involving RecA, rather than base excision.): MRVVTLPAPDDFDAWRDAARTLAAADVPPDDVVWQVGDAPADLFAAAGDAAVDAAPAATGFSVPRGFVDLARSVVPANDPERFALLYTLLMRLRRQPGLLADKADPLVRRLETLAKAVRRDIHKMRAFLRFREVGEDAGSRYVAWFEPEHHIVRANAAFFVNRFASMRWSILTPEVSLHWDGKALSEGPGATRGDAPEGDPVEEVWKTYYASIFNPARLKVGAMLKEMPRKYWKNMPETALVGDLIAGAQARESGMIEQARVAPGGNSIAAWQALRDEAMGCTRCPLYKPATQTVFGEGPVDAAMMVVGEQPGDQEDLAGRPFVGPAGQVFDRAIAAADIDRARLYVTNAVKHFKFEQRGKRRIHASPKAGEIDACRWWVEQERMLVRPQMTVALGATAARSLLGRTVTIGRERGRTIALADGGAAWITVHPSYLLRLPDPVQKEEEFARFVEDLRGARAAVG, encoded by the coding sequence TTGCGGGTCGTCACGCTTCCCGCGCCCGACGATTTCGACGCGTGGCGCGATGCCGCGCGCACGCTGGCGGCGGCCGACGTGCCGCCGGACGATGTGGTATGGCAGGTTGGCGATGCGCCCGCCGACCTGTTTGCCGCAGCGGGGGACGCAGCAGTCGACGCGGCGCCTGCCGCGACCGGCTTTTCGGTGCCGCGCGGCTTCGTCGATCTGGCGCGCAGCGTCGTGCCGGCGAACGATCCCGAACGCTTCGCGCTGCTCTACACGTTGCTGATGCGCCTGCGGCGGCAACCGGGGTTGCTGGCGGACAAGGCCGATCCGCTCGTCCGCCGGCTGGAGACGCTGGCCAAGGCGGTGCGGCGCGACATCCACAAGATGCGCGCCTTCCTGCGTTTCCGCGAAGTGGGGGAAGATGCGGGCAGCCGCTACGTCGCGTGGTTCGAGCCCGAGCATCATATCGTGCGCGCCAATGCGGCGTTCTTCGTCAACCGCTTCGCCTCGATGCGCTGGTCGATCCTGACGCCGGAGGTGTCGCTGCACTGGGACGGCAAGGCGCTGTCGGAGGGGCCCGGCGCGACGCGCGGCGACGCGCCGGAGGGCGATCCGGTCGAAGAGGTGTGGAAGACCTATTACGCCAGCATCTTCAATCCCGCCCGGCTGAAGGTGGGCGCGATGCTGAAGGAGATGCCGCGCAAATATTGGAAGAACATGCCGGAAACCGCGCTGGTCGGCGACCTGATCGCGGGCGCGCAAGCCAGGGAGAGCGGGATGATCGAACAGGCACGCGTCGCTCCGGGCGGCAACAGCATCGCGGCGTGGCAGGCGCTGCGCGACGAGGCGATGGGCTGCACGCGCTGTCCGCTCTACAAGCCCGCGACGCAGACGGTGTTCGGCGAGGGGCCGGTGGACGCGGCGATGATGGTGGTCGGCGAGCAGCCGGGCGACCAGGAGGATCTGGCCGGGCGGCCGTTCGTCGGGCCGGCGGGGCAGGTGTTCGACCGTGCGATCGCCGCGGCGGACATCGACCGCGCGCGGCTTTACGTCACCAATGCGGTCAAGCATTTCAAGTTCGAGCAGCGCGGCAAGCGGCGCATCCACGCCTCGCCCAAGGCGGGCGAGATCGACGCGTGCCGATGGTGGGTCGAGCAGGAGCGGATGCTGGTCAGGCCGCAGATGACGGTCGCGCTGGGGGCGACGGCGGCGCGATCGTTGCTGGGCCGGACGGTGACGATCGGGCGCGAGCGCGGACGGACGATCGCGCTTGCCGACGGCGGCGCGGCGTGGATCACGGTGCATCCGAGTTACCTGCTGCGCCTGCCCGATCCGGTGCAGAAGGAAGAGGAATTCGCGCGCTTCGTCGAGGATTTGCGCGGCGCGCGGGCGGCGGTGGGGTAG
- a CDS encoding RNA methyltransferase produces the protein MTISTPPPVIILVRPQLGENIGKAARAMLNFGLTEMRLVAPRDGWPNPQAGPAASGADIVLERAQVFDTLADAVADCAHVYATTVRKRGITKPVVTPEEAARAIHAEPGRSALLFGPERSGLETDDVAVARTILTVPINPDFGSLNLAQAVILCAYEWSKGQGLAQPPQVDLPDVAPQAELDGMIAQLDGMLEGAGYFFPPDRTPTTRRMLRTLLTKPGWSSQEVRTMRGVLTTLARPRER, from the coding sequence ATGACCATCTCCACCCCACCCCCCGTCATCATCCTCGTCCGCCCGCAATTGGGCGAGAATATCGGCAAGGCCGCGCGCGCGATGCTCAATTTCGGGCTGACCGAGATGCGCCTCGTGGCCCCCCGCGACGGCTGGCCCAATCCGCAGGCGGGGCCCGCGGCGAGCGGTGCGGACATCGTGCTGGAACGCGCCCAGGTGTTCGACACGCTCGCCGACGCGGTCGCCGATTGCGCGCACGTCTACGCGACGACGGTGCGCAAGCGCGGCATCACCAAGCCCGTCGTCACGCCTGAGGAGGCGGCGCGCGCCATCCACGCCGAACCGGGCCGCTCGGCGCTGCTGTTCGGCCCCGAACGATCAGGGCTGGAGACGGACGACGTCGCGGTCGCGCGCACCATCCTCACCGTGCCGATCAACCCCGACTTCGGCAGCCTCAACCTCGCGCAGGCGGTGATCCTGTGCGCCTACGAATGGTCGAAGGGGCAGGGGCTCGCGCAGCCGCCGCAGGTCGACCTGCCCGACGTCGCGCCGCAGGCCGAACTCGATGGCATGATCGCCCAGCTCGACGGGATGCTGGAGGGCGCGGGGTATTTCTTTCCGCCCGATCGCACGCCGACCACGCGGCGCATGCTGCGCACGCTGCTTACCAAGCCCGGCTGGTCGAGCCAGGAGGTGCGCACGATGCGCGGCGTCCTCACCACGCTCGCCCGCCCGCGGGAACGATAG
- the nrdR gene encoding transcriptional regulator NrdR: MRCPFCGHEDSQVKDSRPTEDGAAIRRRRQCEGCAARFTTFERIQLRELWVLKSESRREPFDREKLLRSVAIATRKRPIDPVRIEKLVSGIQRQLETAGDGEVSSKRIGEMVMDGLKGLDSVAYIRFASVYRDFSEARDFEEFAGTVEQAGREG, from the coding sequence ATGCGATGCCCGTTCTGCGGCCATGAAGACAGCCAGGTAAAGGACAGCCGCCCCACCGAAGATGGGGCGGCGATCCGCCGCCGGCGCCAGTGCGAAGGTTGCGCGGCGCGCTTCACCACCTTCGAACGCATTCAGCTGCGCGAATTGTGGGTGCTGAAAAGCGAGAGCCGGCGCGAGCCGTTCGACCGCGAGAAACTGCTCCGCTCCGTCGCGATCGCGACGCGCAAGCGGCCGATCGATCCGGTGCGGATCGAGAAGCTGGTCAGCGGCATCCAGCGCCAGCTCGAAACCGCGGGCGACGGCGAAGTTTCGTCGAAGCGGATCGGCGAGATGGTGATGGACGGGCTAAAGGGCCTCGATTCGGTCGCCTACATCCGCTTCGCCAGCGTCTATCGCGACTTCAGCGAGGCGCGCGATTTCGAGGAATTCGCCGGCACGGTGGAACAGGCCGGGCGCGAGGGTTAG
- the glyA gene encoding serine hydroxymethyltransferase has translation MSTQPTPANDVRADGFFTRGLADADPAVFAGIAHELTREQTQIELIASENIVSKAVLEAQGSVFTNKYAEGYPGKRYYQGCAPSDEVETLAIERAKQIFGCGFANVQPHSGAQANGAVMLALVKPGETILGMSLDAGGHLTHGAKAAMSGKWFNAVQYGVDPDTHLIDYDQVEALALEHNPKLIIAGGSAYPRVIDFARFRSIADKVGAYFMVDMAHFAGIVAAGLHPTPFGHAHVVTTTTHKTLRGPRGGMIMTDDEGLAKKINSAVFPGLQGGPLMHVVAAKAVAFGEALRPDFKTYIAAVVENAKVLAATLKERGADVIAGGTDTHLALIDLRPLGVTGKDADEALERAGITCNKNGIPNDPLPPMKTSGIRVGSPAGTTRGFGPAEFREIGHMVADVLDGLRTKGEAGDPDVEANVRSRVRALCARFPIYEG, from the coding sequence ATGAGCACGCAGCCCACCCCCGCCAATGACGTCCGCGCCGACGGTTTCTTCACCCGCGGTCTCGCCGACGCCGATCCCGCCGTCTTCGCCGGCATCGCGCACGAACTGACCCGCGAACAGACGCAGATCGAGCTGATCGCCAGCGAGAACATCGTCTCGAAGGCGGTGCTCGAGGCGCAGGGTTCGGTGTTCACCAACAAATATGCCGAAGGCTATCCGGGCAAGCGCTATTACCAGGGTTGCGCGCCCTCGGACGAGGTCGAGACGCTGGCGATCGAGCGCGCCAAGCAGATTTTCGGCTGCGGCTTCGCCAACGTCCAACCGCATTCGGGCGCGCAGGCGAACGGCGCGGTGATGCTGGCGCTGGTCAAGCCGGGCGAGACGATCCTGGGCATGAGCCTGGATGCCGGCGGCCACCTGACGCACGGCGCGAAAGCGGCGATGAGCGGCAAGTGGTTCAACGCGGTGCAATATGGCGTCGACCCCGACACGCATCTGATCGACTATGATCAGGTCGAGGCGCTCGCCCTCGAGCATAACCCGAAGCTGATCATCGCCGGCGGCAGCGCCTACCCCCGCGTCATCGACTTCGCCCGCTTCCGCAGCATCGCGGACAAGGTCGGCGCATATTTCATGGTCGACATGGCGCATTTCGCCGGCATCGTCGCCGCCGGCCTGCACCCGACGCCGTTCGGCCATGCGCACGTCGTCACCACGACGACGCACAAGACGCTGCGGGGACCGCGCGGCGGCATGATCATGACCGACGACGAGGGACTTGCCAAGAAGATCAACTCGGCGGTCTTCCCGGGGCTGCAGGGCGGCCCGCTGATGCACGTCGTCGCCGCCAAGGCGGTGGCGTTCGGCGAGGCGCTGCGTCCCGACTTCAAGACGTACATCGCCGCGGTGGTCGAGAACGCCAAGGTGCTCGCCGCGACGCTCAAGGAGCGCGGCGCCGACGTGATCGCGGGCGGCACCGACACGCACCTCGCGCTCATCGACCTCCGGCCGCTCGGCGTCACCGGCAAGGACGCGGACGAGGCGCTGGAGCGGGCGGGCATCACCTGCAACAAGAACGGCATCCCCAACGACCCGCTGCCGCCGATGAAGACCAGCGGCATCCGCGTCGGTTCGCCCGCCGGCACGACGCGCGGCTTCGGCCCGGCCGAATTCCGCGAGATCGGCCATATGGTCGCCGACGTGCTCGACGGCCTGCGTACGAAGGGCGAGGCGGGGGACCCCGACGTCGAGGCGAACGTTCGTAGCCGCGTGCGCGCGCTCTGCGCACGCTTCCCCATCTACGAAGGATAA
- the rpiB gene encoding ribose 5-phosphate isomerase B — MRIAIASDHAAVALKSVLADHVRAAGHELLDLGTDSTASVDYPDYGFAIAAALADWRADRGIALCGSGIGIMIAANRNPACRCALVSEPLSATLARTHNDANAIAMGARLIGEEMAKACVDAFLAADFAGGRHQHRVDKLSQEG; from the coding sequence TTGCGCATCGCCATCGCCTCCGACCACGCCGCCGTCGCGCTCAAGAGCGTGCTCGCCGACCATGTCCGCGCCGCGGGTCACGAGCTGCTCGACCTCGGCACCGATTCGACCGCCAGCGTCGATTATCCCGACTACGGCTTCGCCATCGCCGCCGCGCTCGCCGACTGGCGCGCCGATCGCGGCATCGCGCTCTGCGGGTCGGGCATCGGCATCATGATCGCCGCCAACCGCAACCCCGCCTGCCGCTGCGCGCTCGTGTCGGAGCCTTTGTCCGCGACGCTGGCGCGCACGCACAACGACGCCAACGCCATCGCGATGGGCGCCCGCCTGATCGGCGAGGAAATGGCCAAGGCCTGCGTCGATGCATTCCTCGCCGCCGATTTCGCCGGCGGCCGCCACCAGCACCGTGTCGACAAGCTGTCGCAGGAAGGATGA
- a CDS encoding DUF3429 domain-containing protein: MILGYAGLLPQVAAVAITVFDPRLGLGAMFAFGYAALILSFLGGIWWGFAMQAAHGEVEDRGQGRIAGLAVAPPLVASALILLTICRVLPVGWALVLMGVALFLTLRVDRWLATTGVAPKGWLAMRGPLSIGLGLLTIACGLVA; this comes from the coding sequence ATGATCCTGGGCTATGCCGGCTTGTTGCCACAGGTCGCGGCGGTGGCGATCACGGTGTTCGACCCGCGGCTGGGCCTCGGCGCGATGTTCGCGTTCGGCTATGCCGCACTGATCCTGAGCTTTCTCGGCGGCATCTGGTGGGGCTTTGCGATGCAGGCCGCGCATGGCGAGGTGGAGGATCGTGGCCAGGGGCGCATCGCCGGCCTCGCCGTGGCGCCGCCGCTGGTCGCTTCGGCGCTGATCCTTCTGACGATCTGCCGCGTCCTGCCGGTGGGATGGGCGCTGGTGCTGATGGGCGTCGCGCTGTTCCTGACGCTCCGCGTCGACCGCTGGCTGGCGACGACGGGCGTCGCGCCGAAAGGCTGGCTGGCGATGCGCGGGCCGCTGTCGATCGGCCTCGGCTTGCTCACCATCGCATGCGGGCTGGTGGCCTGA
- the hemA gene encoding 5-aminolevulinate synthase — MDSDVTEARVDYARVFTQAIDRLHAEGRYRVFIDILRNKGMFPNARCFAGHNGPKPITVWCSNDYLAMGQHPKVIAAMEEALHDVGAGSGGTRNIGGNTHYHVDLEGELADLHGKEAALLFTSGYVSNEATLSTMAKILPGCVIFSDELNHASMIAGIRNAGCEKRIFRHNDLAHLEELLAAEDPAVPKLIAFESVYSMEADVAPIAAICDLADKYNALTYLDEVHAVGMYGPRGGGISERDGVAHRLTIIEGTLGKAFGVMGGYIAADRTIVDVIRSYAPGFIFTTSLSPVLVAGVLASVRHLKGSSVERAGQQAAATTLKEMLRDAGLPVMLGETHIVPVMVGDPVKAKKISDILLAEYGVYVQPINYPTVPRGTERLRFTPGPSHDEAMMRDLTDALVEIWGRLDLRKAA; from the coding sequence ATGGACAGCGACGTGACCGAGGCGCGCGTGGATTATGCCCGCGTCTTCACCCAGGCGATCGACCGGCTGCATGCCGAGGGGCGCTACCGCGTCTTCATCGACATCCTGCGCAACAAGGGCATGTTCCCCAACGCGCGCTGCTTCGCGGGGCATAACGGGCCCAAGCCGATCACCGTCTGGTGCTCGAACGACTATCTGGCGATGGGCCAGCACCCGAAGGTGATCGCCGCGATGGAAGAGGCACTGCACGACGTCGGCGCGGGTTCCGGCGGCACGCGCAACATCGGCGGCAACACGCATTATCACGTCGACCTGGAGGGCGAACTCGCCGATCTGCACGGCAAGGAAGCGGCGCTGCTGTTCACCAGCGGCTATGTCTCGAACGAGGCGACGCTGTCGACGATGGCGAAGATCCTGCCCGGTTGCGTCATCTTTTCCGACGAATTGAACCACGCCTCGATGATCGCGGGCATCCGCAACGCCGGGTGCGAGAAGCGGATCTTCCGCCACAACGATCTGGCGCATCTCGAGGAACTGCTCGCCGCGGAAGACCCGGCGGTGCCCAAGCTGATCGCGTTCGAAAGCGTCTATTCGATGGAGGCCGACGTCGCGCCGATCGCCGCGATCTGCGACCTTGCCGACAAATACAATGCTTTGACCTACCTCGACGAGGTGCATGCGGTCGGCATGTACGGGCCGCGCGGCGGCGGCATTTCGGAACGGGACGGCGTCGCGCACCGGCTGACGATCATCGAGGGGACGCTGGGCAAGGCATTCGGCGTGATGGGCGGCTATATCGCCGCGGACCGCACGATCGTCGACGTCATCCGCTCCTATGCGCCGGGGTTCATCTTCACCACCAGCCTGTCGCCGGTGCTCGTCGCGGGCGTGCTGGCGAGCGTGCGGCATCTGAAGGGCTCCAGCGTCGAGCGTGCGGGGCAACAGGCCGCGGCGACGACGCTGAAGGAAATGCTGCGCGATGCGGGGCTGCCGGTGATGCTGGGCGAGACGCATATCGTCCCGGTGATGGTCGGCGATCCGGTCAAGGCGAAGAAGATCAGCGACATCCTGCTCGCCGAATATGGCGTCTACGTCCAGCCGATCAATTATCCGACCGTGCCGCGCGGCACCGAGCGGCTGCGCTTCACGCCCGGGCCGAGCCACGATGAGGCGATGATGCGCGACCTGACCGACGCGCTCGTCGAAATCTGGGGCCGGCTCGACCTGCGCAAGGCGGCGTAG
- the murI gene encoding glutamate racemase, with amino-acid sequence MDARPILFFDSGVGGLSVVTPTRALLPQAPIVYAADSAAFPYGIKSEGEIAARVPALLGRLVERYRPRLVVIACNTASTIALPAVRAALDLPVVGTVPAIKPAAALSVARAIGVLGTEATVRQPYVDDLAARFAADCRVLRHGSARLVALAEAKLAGEPVPADAVAGELAGLFGQPGGEAIDVIVNACTHFPLLAEELAVAAPGVRFVDGGPGIARRIAALTDGQDWPADPAPDRLIFTHLGDRERAIAAGLREQGFGTAEAL; translated from the coding sequence ATGGACGCACGGCCTATCCTGTTCTTCGATTCCGGCGTCGGCGGCCTGTCGGTCGTCACCCCGACGCGCGCGCTGCTGCCGCAGGCGCCGATCGTCTATGCCGCCGATTCGGCGGCCTTCCCCTATGGCATCAAGTCTGAAGGCGAGATTGCGGCGCGCGTCCCCGCGCTGCTCGGCCGCCTGGTCGAACGCTATCGCCCGCGGCTCGTCGTCATCGCCTGCAACACCGCCTCCACGATCGCGCTGCCCGCGGTGCGCGCGGCGCTCGACCTGCCCGTGGTCGGCACCGTGCCCGCGATAAAGCCTGCCGCGGCGCTGAGCGTGGCGCGCGCGATCGGCGTGCTCGGCACGGAGGCGACGGTGCGCCAGCCCTATGTCGACGATCTCGCGGCACGTTTCGCCGCCGACTGCCGCGTGCTGCGCCATGGATCGGCGCGGCTCGTCGCGCTGGCGGAAGCGAAGCTGGCGGGCGAGCCGGTGCCCGCCGATGCGGTGGCGGGCGAACTCGCCGGGCTGTTCGGCCAGCCGGGCGGTGAGGCGATCGACGTCATCGTCAACGCCTGCACCCACTTCCCGCTGCTGGCCGAGGAACTGGCGGTGGCCGCTCCCGGCGTGCGCTTCGTCGACGGCGGCCCCGGTATCGCGCGCCGCATCGCCGCGCTGACCGACGGGCAGGACTGGCCCGCCGACCCGGCGCCCGATCGCCTGATCTTCACGCATCTCGGGGATCGCGAAAGGGCGATCGCCGCGGGCCTGCGCGAGCAAGGCTTCGGGACCGCGGAAGCGCTGTAG
- the plsY gene encoding glycerol-3-phosphate 1-O-acyltransferase PlsY — protein sequence MQTEILWIAPTCALLLGYLLGSIPFGVILTRIGGAGDLRTIGSGNIGATNVLRTGRKGLAAATLLLDLLKGAVAVWLVAWLFPGDEMIAAAAAFIGHCYPVWLRFRGGKGVATLMGIVLALHWPMGLVYAVVWLGLLASLRISSVAGMAAAVSAPVSGAAFGRFDLVMLLLGLAAIVLWKHRENIERLAAGDEPRIGGRKAR from the coding sequence TTGCAGACCGAAATTCTCTGGATCGCGCCGACGTGCGCGCTGCTGCTCGGGTATCTGCTGGGCTCGATCCCGTTCGGCGTCATCCTGACGCGGATCGGCGGCGCGGGCGATCTGCGTACGATCGGGTCTGGCAATATCGGCGCAACGAACGTGCTGCGCACCGGGCGCAAGGGGCTGGCCGCGGCGACGTTGCTGCTCGACCTGTTGAAGGGCGCGGTCGCGGTGTGGCTGGTCGCCTGGCTGTTCCCGGGTGACGAGATGATCGCCGCGGCGGCCGCGTTCATCGGCCATTGCTATCCCGTGTGGTTGCGCTTTCGCGGCGGCAAGGGGGTCGCGACGCTGATGGGCATCGTGCTCGCGCTGCACTGGCCGATGGGCCTCGTCTATGCGGTGGTGTGGCTCGGGCTGCTGGCCAGCCTGCGCATCTCGTCGGTCGCGGGGATGGCCGCGGCGGTCAGCGCCCCGGTCAGCGGCGCGGCGTTCGGGCGGTTCGACCTCGTCATGCTGCTGCTCGGCCTTGCCGCGATCGTGCTGTGGAAGCACCGTGAGAATATCGAGCGGCTGGCGGCCGGCGACGAGCCGCGCATCGGCGGCAGGAAGGCGCGCTGA
- the dprA gene encoding DNA-processing protein DprA: MAGEGAGDGSDRLRLIRTPGVGPVTYRQLIARFGTAAAAIEALPTLARRGGGNAPAVPDARLVAREMAATAQFGARYVFLGAPDYPALLAELDSAPPALIVRGDMALTQAPCVALVGARNASAAACRFARGLAHELAAGGVTVVSGLARGIDTAAHGGAMPRTIGVIASGIDVVFPPENAALQEDVARAALLIAEQPPGTQPLARNFPSRNRIIAGLAIGTVVVEAAPRSGSLITARLANEAGREVMAVPGSPIDPRAQGCNLLIREGATLIQTAADVLEQIRPIDPRAVRAPSAGYGAPPPADASDHERAAVLSLLGPVAAPVDELIRQSGLAPAVVQTVLLELELAGRLERHAGGRVSLNG, encoded by the coding sequence TTGGCCGGCGAAGGGGCCGGAGACGGCAGCGACCGCCTCCGCCTGATCCGTACGCCGGGCGTCGGCCCGGTCACCTATCGCCAGCTCATCGCCCGCTTCGGCACCGCCGCCGCGGCGATCGAGGCGTTGCCGACGCTGGCCCGGCGCGGCGGCGGCAATGCGCCGGCCGTGCCCGACGCGCGGCTCGTCGCGCGCGAGATGGCGGCGACCGCGCAATTCGGCGCGCGATACGTCTTCCTCGGTGCGCCCGACTATCCGGCGCTGCTTGCCGAACTCGACAGCGCCCCGCCCGCGCTGATCGTGCGCGGCGACATGGCGCTGACGCAGGCGCCGTGCGTCGCGCTGGTCGGCGCGCGCAACGCGTCCGCCGCCGCGTGCCGCTTCGCGCGCGGGCTGGCGCACGAACTGGCGGCGGGGGGCGTGACCGTCGTCTCCGGCCTCGCGCGCGGAATCGACACCGCGGCGCATGGCGGGGCGATGCCGCGCACGATCGGCGTGATCGCGAGCGGCATCGACGTCGTCTTCCCGCCCGAGAACGCCGCCCTGCAGGAAGACGTGGCGCGCGCCGCGCTGCTGATCGCCGAACAGCCGCCGGGCACGCAGCCGCTGGCGCGCAACTTCCCGTCGCGCAACCGCATCATCGCCGGCCTGGCGATCGGCACGGTAGTGGTGGAGGCAGCGCCGCGGTCCGGCTCACTCATCACCGCGCGGCTGGCGAACGAGGCGGGGCGCGAGGTGATGGCGGTGCCCGGCAGTCCGATCGATCCGCGCGCGCAGGGGTGCAACCTGTTGATCCGCGAAGGCGCGACGCTGATCCAGACCGCCGCCGACGTGCTGGAGCAGATCCGCCCGATCGACCCGCGTGCCGTCCGCGCGCCGTCAGCGGGCTATGGCGCCCCGCCCCCCGCCGATGCCAGTGACCACGAGCGCGCCGCCGTTCTCTCGCTGCTCGGCCCGGTTGCCGCGCCGGTCGACGAACTGATTCGCCAGAGCGGCCTTGCGCCCGCTGTCGTGCAGACGGTGCTGCTGGAACTGGAACTGGCGGGGCGACTGGAACGGCACGCGGGCGGGCGGGTCAGCCTGAATGGCTAG
- a CDS encoding methyl-accepting chemotaxis protein: MVSNHAAVVAPDAVEDGSLALQLQHSLDREQRLLSALDAGSAGIWDWNIETGECWFSDVWLLMLGYAPGELVGHVDTWAALVHPDDEPRARKLIEQHFSGETSFYECEHRLRCKDGSWGWVLARGRVLNHGDDGRPSRLVGTHVDIKARKEAETKIALMTVQITTAAERAAAAMHDSARTAAGLITAIDEAQAEFESAHAITVRAADEATRTETISRDLAQHAVEIASIVTLIREIAGHTNLLALNATIEAARAGDAGRGFSVVAQEVKSLASQTARATDSIAAKVDAVRASVSAAVSANASVREGVAKVIERAEHLRSAFTGQSAKVTAITAAIDETAMTARSMSDTIGRIRSGSDERAPDVAPTPLATRS, from the coding sequence ATGGTCAGCAATCATGCTGCAGTCGTTGCGCCGGACGCGGTCGAAGACGGATCGCTCGCCTTACAGCTGCAGCATTCGCTCGACCGTGAGCAGCGGCTGCTTTCCGCGCTGGACGCGGGCAGTGCGGGCATCTGGGACTGGAACATCGAAACCGGGGAATGCTGGTTTTCGGACGTGTGGCTGCTCATGCTGGGTTACGCGCCCGGCGAACTGGTCGGTCACGTCGACACGTGGGCGGCGCTGGTCCACCCGGACGACGAACCGCGCGCGCGCAAGCTGATCGAACAGCATTTCAGCGGCGAGACGTCGTTTTACGAGTGCGAGCACCGCCTGCGCTGCAAGGACGGCAGCTGGGGATGGGTGTTGGCACGCGGGCGCGTCCTCAATCATGGCGACGACGGACGGCCATCGCGCCTGGTCGGCACGCACGTCGACATCAAGGCGCGCAAGGAGGCAGAAACCAAGATCGCGCTCATGACGGTCCAGATCACGACCGCGGCCGAACGGGCCGCTGCGGCGATGCACGATTCGGCCCGGACTGCGGCGGGCCTGATCACCGCGATCGACGAGGCCCAGGCCGAATTCGAATCGGCCCACGCCATCACCGTCCGCGCCGCGGACGAAGCGACGCGGACAGAGACGATTTCGCGCGACCTCGCGCAGCATGCGGTCGAGATCGCGTCCATCGTCACCCTGATCCGCGAGATTGCCGGCCACACCAACCTGCTGGCGCTCAATGCGACGATCGAGGCCGCGCGCGCCGGCGACGCCGGCCGGGGATTCTCCGTCGTTGCGCAAGAGGTGAAGAGCCTCGCCAGCCAGACGGCGCGGGCGACGGACAGCATCGCCGCCAAGGTCGATGCGGTCCGCGCCTCGGTCAGCGCGGCGGTCAGCGCCAACGCTTCGGTGCGAGAGGGCGTCGCCAAGGTGATCGAGCGTGCGGAACACCTGCGGTCGGCGTTCACCGGCCAATCGGCGAAAGTGACGGCCATCACCGCGGCGATCGACGAAACGGCGATGACGGCCAGGTCGATGTCCGACACGATCGGCCGGATCCGATCGGGGTCCGACGAGCGCGCGCCCGATGTCGCCCCCACGCCGCTCGCCACGCGTTCCTGA
- a CDS encoding potassium channel family protein, which yields MTDWINDRDRLVDHSLSALLIVQGVTLFVVVPLARDWAVGRTLLDLCHLAFAAICIGILTRHRLVQGLLAASIALLVAWPLFGLRVTHMLRLDPVEQHEAIAFAALVFNGAVTGVVAQHVFAAGRVTAHRIRGAVLLYLNIAALFAVLYGIVAMHVGHAFSGPDVLHAPPERSTAAFTYFSLTTITTTGYGDIVPAAALTRSLANLEAVIGQLFPATLLARLVGLHLVHEQRDRRRD from the coding sequence ATGACGGACTGGATCAACGATCGCGACCGGCTGGTCGACCACAGCCTGTCCGCGCTGCTGATCGTCCAGGGCGTGACGTTGTTCGTCGTCGTGCCGCTGGCGCGGGACTGGGCGGTCGGGCGCACCTTGCTCGACCTGTGCCACCTCGCCTTTGCCGCGATCTGCATCGGCATCCTGACGCGACACCGGCTGGTGCAGGGGCTGCTCGCCGCCTCGATCGCGCTGCTCGTCGCCTGGCCGCTGTTCGGGCTGCGGGTGACGCATATGCTGCGCCTCGACCCGGTCGAACAGCATGAGGCGATCGCCTTTGCCGCGCTCGTGTTCAACGGCGCGGTGACTGGCGTCGTCGCGCAGCACGTCTTCGCCGCCGGCCGCGTCACCGCGCATCGCATCCGTGGCGCGGTGCTGCTGTATCTCAACATCGCCGCGCTGTTCGCGGTACTCTACGGCATCGTCGCGATGCATGTCGGCCACGCCTTTTCCGGCCCCGACGTGTTGCACGCGCCGCCCGAACGATCGACCGCGGCGTTCACCTATTTCAGCCTGACGACGATCACGACGACGGGCTATGGCGATATCGTGCCCGCCGCGGCGCTGACGCGCAGCCTCGCCAACCTCGAGGCGGTGATCGGCCAGCTGTTCCCCGCCACATTGCTCGCGCGGCTGGTCGGCCTGCATCTCGTCCACGAACAGCGGGATAGGCGGCGGGACTGA